A genomic region of Lysinibacillus sp. 2017 contains the following coding sequences:
- a CDS encoding DUF1292 domain-containing protein, giving the protein MEDQIFVLQTEDGKEQQCRVVFSFDSDEHSYVLFSLVGDTDTGISALRYEVDENGEMSSFSDIETDEEWAMVEEVMNTVIAEFGADQANFFTITNDQDEEVMCQILHRFEQGNKNYLFYAIFEDDAPNLDEVFASAYIAGEKGEVIDLLPIETDAEWEMIEEVLASLAQ; this is encoded by the coding sequence ATGGAAGATCAAATTTTTGTATTACAAACAGAAGACGGGAAAGAGCAACAATGCCGCGTTGTATTTTCGTTTGATTCGGACGAGCATTCATATGTACTATTTTCATTAGTAGGTGACACGGATACTGGTATTTCAGCATTACGCTATGAAGTAGATGAAAATGGTGAAATGTCGAGTTTTTCAGATATCGAAACGGATGAAGAATGGGCAATGGTAGAAGAAGTAATGAATACAGTCATCGCTGAATTTGGTGCTGACCAAGCGAACTTCTTTACAATCACGAATGATCAAGACGAAGAAGTGATGTGTCAAATTTTACACCGATTCGAGCAAGGCAATAAAAACTATTTATTCTATGCTATTTTTGAAGACGATGCACCAAACTTAGATGAAGTATTCGCATCAGCTTACATCGCAGGTGAAAAAGGTGAAGTTATCGATTTATTACCAATCGAAACAGATGCTGAGTGGGAAATGATAGAAGAAGTTTTAGCCTCGTTAGCACAATAA
- a CDS encoding DUF1292 domain-containing protein, with protein MSEQQQNQITVVDENGNEQLCEILHTFESEEFGKSYVLYSLVGAEEDEDGAVEIFASAFVPAENGEDGELTPIENEAEWDLIEEVLNQIEDEIGEEE; from the coding sequence ATGTCAGAACAACAACAAAATCAAATTACAGTAGTAGATGAAAATGGAAACGAACAACTTTGCGAAATTTTACACACTTTCGAATCAGAAGAATTCGGTAAATCATACGTATTATATTCTTTAGTAGGCGCTGAAGAAGACGAAGACGGCGCAGTGGAAATTTTTGCCTCAGCTTTCGTACCAGCTGAAAACGGTGAAGATGGCGAATTAACGCCAATCGAAAATGAAGCTGAATGGGATTTAATCGAAGAAGTATTAAACCAAATTGAAGACGAAATTGGCGAAGAAGAATAA
- the ruvX gene encoding Holliday junction resolvase RuvX, giving the protein MKIMGLDVGSKTVGVAISDAFGWTAQGIETVKINEAIGEFGIERIKELVKEHNVTEFVVGFPKNMNNTVGPRGEASESYKKLLEDTFGFPVKLWDERLTTMAAERMLIEADVSRKKRKLVIDKMAAVMILQGYLDSKN; this is encoded by the coding sequence ATGAAAATTATGGGTTTAGACGTCGGCTCAAAAACGGTCGGTGTCGCGATAAGCGATGCATTTGGCTGGACGGCTCAAGGGATAGAAACTGTAAAAATTAATGAAGCGATAGGCGAATTTGGTATTGAACGTATTAAAGAGCTTGTAAAGGAACACAATGTAACGGAATTCGTTGTTGGGTTTCCGAAAAACATGAACAATACAGTTGGACCACGTGGGGAAGCATCTGAAAGTTATAAAAAGTTACTAGAAGATACATTCGGCTTCCCAGTAAAATTATGGGACGAGCGTTTAACGACAATGGCTGCAGAACGTATGCTTATTGAAGCAGATGTAAGCCGAAAAAAACGCAAACTAGTCATTGATAAAATGGCAGCGGTTATGATTTTACAAGGATACTTAGATAGTAAAAACTAA
- a CDS encoding IreB family regulatory phosphoprotein: MSSFDQTMKFSFPEESMEQEVKQVMLKVYKSLEEKGYNPTNQIVGYLLSGDPAYIPRHQDARNLIRKLERDEILEELVKFYIKKNTEAEK; encoded by the coding sequence TTGAGTTCTTTCGATCAAACGATGAAATTTAGTTTTCCTGAAGAGTCAATGGAACAAGAAGTAAAGCAAGTGATGTTGAAAGTGTATAAGTCATTAGAAGAAAAAGGCTATAACCCAACAAATCAAATTGTCGGTTATTTGTTATCTGGTGACCCGGCATACATCCCTCGCCACCAGGATGCACGTAATTTAATCCGCAAGCTCGAGCGAGATGAAATTCTTGAGGAGCTCGTAAAATTTTATATTAAGAAGAATACTGAGGCGGAAAAATGA
- the alaS gene encoding alanine--tRNA ligase, which produces MTASEIRRLYLDFFKEKGHHVEPSAPLVPINDASLLWINSGVATLKPYFDGRIIPENPRITNAQKSIRTNDIENVGKTARHHTFFEMLGNFSIGDYFKKEAIHYAWEFLTDPKWMGFEPEKLSITIHPEDQEAYDVWHDEIGIPAERLIRLEGNFWDIGEGPSGPNSEIFYDRGEVYGFGAPEEEMYTGGENERYLEIWNLVFSQFNHNPDGTYTPLPKQNIDTGMGLERIVSVVQNVPTNFDTDLFMPIIEKTEDFANRKYTRPQEVDLKEIFGSTEDINTPFKVIADHIRTVAFAIGDGALPSNEGRGYVLRRLLRRAVRYAKQIGIEKPFMFELVPTVGEIMEDFYPQVKEKEAFIQRVIKNEEVRFHETLDGGLAIFNDVVESQKAKGETVIPGADAFRLYDTFGFPIELTEEYAEEVGMTVDHEGFNSSMEAQRERARNARVDVDSMQVQNEVLSNLTQESTYIYNALEASTSVAAIVVNGQATKTASEGDEALIILSETPFYAEMGGQIADTGIIEADGFTAIVKDVQKAPNGQPLHTVVVESGEMHVGDKATAKVNREKRTLILKNHTATHLMHRALKDVLGDHVAQAGSYVGPDRLRFDFSHFGGVTKEELAQVERAVNERIWDDIEVVIKEMDIDSAKAMGAMALFGEKYGDIVRVVAVSDYSIELCGGLHVSRSSEIGIFKIVSEGGIGAGTRRIEAVTGKAAYEAIKEEEAVLNEAAHLLKANPKDVATRVASLQADYKELQRENDSLSHKMANAQAGAILDAAQKIGDVTVLATRVDAKDNNQLRQMMDDLKEKMDAAVIVLGAVADDKVMLCAGVTKDIVGGNYHAGNIVKMVAEATGGKGGGRPDMAMAGAKDASKLDEALAAVYEHVKSL; this is translated from the coding sequence ATGACAGCTTCAGAAATTCGTCGTCTATACTTAGACTTCTTTAAAGAAAAAGGACACCATGTAGAGCCATCAGCACCACTTGTACCAATTAATGATGCATCTCTATTATGGATCAACTCAGGGGTAGCAACATTAAAACCTTACTTTGATGGTCGCATTATTCCAGAAAACCCACGTATTACAAACGCACAAAAATCAATTCGTACAAACGATATTGAAAACGTAGGGAAAACAGCACGTCACCATACATTCTTTGAAATGTTAGGAAACTTCTCAATCGGCGATTACTTCAAAAAAGAAGCTATTCACTATGCATGGGAATTCCTAACAGATCCAAAATGGATGGGCTTTGAACCAGAAAAGTTATCAATCACAATTCATCCAGAAGACCAAGAAGCATATGACGTATGGCATGACGAAATCGGTATTCCTGCTGAACGTTTAATCCGTTTAGAGGGGAACTTCTGGGACATCGGGGAAGGTCCATCTGGTCCAAACTCTGAGATTTTCTATGACCGTGGTGAAGTATATGGTTTTGGTGCACCTGAAGAAGAAATGTACACAGGTGGAGAAAATGAACGTTATTTAGAAATTTGGAACCTTGTGTTCTCTCAATTCAACCACAACCCAGATGGCACATATACGCCACTACCAAAACAAAACATTGATACAGGTATGGGATTAGAACGTATTGTTTCAGTTGTACAAAATGTACCAACAAACTTCGATACAGACCTATTCATGCCAATTATCGAAAAAACGGAAGACTTCGCAAACCGTAAATATACACGTCCACAAGAAGTTGACTTAAAAGAAATTTTCGGTTCAACGGAAGATATTAACACACCATTCAAAGTAATTGCTGACCATATTCGTACAGTAGCCTTTGCGATTGGTGACGGTGCATTACCTTCAAACGAAGGTCGTGGCTATGTATTACGTCGTTTACTACGTCGTGCGGTTCGTTATGCTAAACAAATTGGGATCGAAAAACCATTCATGTTTGAATTAGTGCCAACTGTTGGTGAAATTATGGAAGACTTCTACCCACAAGTAAAAGAGAAGGAAGCATTTATCCAACGTGTTATTAAAAACGAAGAAGTTCGATTCCACGAAACTTTAGACGGCGGTTTAGCAATCTTTAACGATGTTGTTGAAAGTCAAAAAGCTAAAGGTGAAACAGTGATTCCTGGCGCGGATGCATTCCGTTTATATGATACATTTGGTTTCCCAATCGAATTAACAGAAGAGTACGCAGAAGAAGTTGGCATGACAGTGGATCACGAAGGGTTCAATTCATCGATGGAAGCACAACGTGAACGTGCTCGTAATGCCCGTGTGGACGTGGACTCAATGCAAGTTCAAAATGAAGTACTGTCAAATTTAACTCAAGAATCAACATATATTTATAATGCTTTAGAAGCTTCGACATCAGTTGCAGCAATCGTTGTAAACGGCCAAGCGACAAAAACAGCTTCAGAAGGCGATGAAGCACTTATTATCTTATCTGAAACACCATTCTACGCTGAAATGGGTGGACAAATCGCGGATACAGGTATCATCGAAGCAGATGGTTTCACTGCCATCGTGAAAGATGTACAAAAAGCACCTAACGGCCAACCGTTACACACAGTAGTTGTTGAATCTGGTGAAATGCACGTAGGAGATAAAGCTACAGCAAAAGTAAATCGTGAAAAACGTACACTAATCCTTAAAAACCATACAGCTACTCACTTAATGCACCGTGCATTAAAAGACGTATTAGGCGATCACGTAGCACAAGCAGGTTCTTATGTAGGTCCTGACCGTTTACGTTTCGACTTCTCTCACTTCGGCGGGGTAACTAAAGAAGAATTAGCACAAGTAGAACGTGCTGTGAATGAAAGAATTTGGGACGATATTGAAGTTGTTATTAAAGAAATGGATATTGACTCTGCAAAAGCAATGGGGGCAATGGCACTGTTCGGTGAAAAATACGGGGATATCGTACGCGTAGTAGCTGTATCTGATTACTCAATCGAGCTTTGCGGTGGGTTACACGTTTCTCGTTCATCTGAAATTGGCATTTTCAAAATCGTTTCAGAAGGCGGTATCGGAGCAGGTACTCGTCGTATTGAAGCGGTAACAGGTAAAGCGGCATACGAAGCAATTAAAGAAGAGGAAGCGGTTCTTAACGAAGCAGCTCATCTTTTAAAAGCAAATCCAAAAGACGTGGCTACTCGTGTTGCTTCATTACAAGCAGATTATAAAGAATTACAACGTGAAAATGATTCATTATCACATAAAATGGCGAATGCACAAGCGGGCGCAATTCTTGATGCAGCACAAAAAATTGGGGACGTAACAGTTCTTGCAACACGTGTTGATGCAAAAGACAACAATCAATTACGTCAAATGATGGATGATTTAAAAGAAAAAATGGATGCAGCAGTAATCGTACTTGGTGCAGTAGCAGATGATAAAGTCATGCTTTGCGCAGGTGTAACAAAAGATATCGTAGGCGGAAACTATCACGCAGGTAACATCGTGAAAATGGTGGCAGAAGCTACTGGCGGTAAAGGTGGAGGCCGTCCAGATATGGCGATGGCTGGTGCGAAAGATGCTTCTAAATTAGACGAAGCATTAGCAGCTGTGTACGAGCATGTAAAATCTTTATAA
- a CDS encoding 3-phenylpropionate MFS transporter, giving the protein MNNQRWLAKNFFMFFITWGIFLPYWTGWLINDKGLTVSEASIIMGFGLVARAVATMFVFPYVSKVMSNKNVLLFFTIASLIVTLFYIPIDSFAGLFIITMLFSAFYPALLPAVESSASTLMQHGKIHYGKARSLGSFGYVIAVLIISMITGMYGEQMILWTMILGLTALLAIQLMPAPQVLSLAPKQDITKALSMKSLFKVKSFGVVLLVVILLQGAHASYYNYGYIYLQDLNVNLFYIGMILNVAVLFEILYFLKADTFLTKWKPSSLMLLAAIGATVRWLIVYLFPNMPMFIISQALHALSFAMAHYAFIRYISKALPKEQIPNAQGIYSALAMSLSAALLTLLGGALYEIEPGLAFLGMIIFTVPAIFLILFTKKRFDY; this is encoded by the coding sequence ATGAATAATCAACGGTGGTTAGCAAAAAACTTCTTTATGTTTTTTATTACATGGGGTATCTTTTTACCTTATTGGACGGGTTGGCTGATTAATGATAAAGGGCTAACAGTATCAGAAGCGAGTATCATTATGGGATTTGGTTTAGTGGCACGTGCTGTGGCGACCATGTTTGTTTTCCCTTATGTTTCTAAAGTGATGAGTAATAAAAATGTATTGCTTTTCTTTACAATTGCTTCATTGATTGTGACTTTATTTTACATTCCGATTGATTCATTTGCAGGGCTATTTATTATAACCATGTTATTTAGTGCGTTTTATCCAGCCTTGCTACCGGCAGTTGAAAGTAGTGCATCCACGTTAATGCAGCACGGAAAAATTCATTACGGGAAAGCGCGTTCACTTGGGTCATTTGGTTATGTTATTGCAGTTTTAATTATTAGTATGATCACGGGTATGTACGGAGAGCAAATGATTTTATGGACGATGATTTTAGGGTTAACTGCACTTTTGGCCATTCAATTAATGCCAGCTCCACAAGTGTTAAGTCTCGCGCCGAAACAAGATATTACAAAAGCTTTATCGATGAAAAGTTTATTTAAAGTAAAAAGCTTTGGTGTTGTGTTACTTGTTGTGATCTTACTACAAGGTGCACATGCTTCGTATTACAATTATGGCTATATTTATTTACAAGATTTAAACGTTAATCTTTTTTATATTGGGATGATTTTAAATGTTGCAGTACTTTTTGAAATCTTATATTTTTTAAAGGCCGATACATTTTTAACGAAGTGGAAGCCATCATCTTTAATGCTTCTAGCAGCAATTGGAGCTACCGTACGATGGCTTATCGTGTATCTTTTTCCGAATATGCCGATGTTCATTATTTCGCAGGCACTACATGCTTTATCATTTGCGATGGCACACTATGCCTTCATTCGTTATATTTCGAAAGCATTACCAAAAGAACAAATTCCAAACGCACAGGGGATTTATTCAGCGCTTGCCATGAGTTTGAGTGCCGCATTATTAACGCTTTTAGGCGGTGCACTTTATGAAATTGAACCTGGATTAGCATTTTTAGGTATGATTATTTTTACTGTACCAGCAATTTTCTTAATTCTTTTCACGAAAAAACGATTTGATTATTAA
- the yeiL gene encoding transcriptional regulator YeiL: protein MKKLAQKEAVAYIKKYPITPFFSFDITPYIHVFEFEKGELIFQEQSFPDYLFYMVEGKAKLYITHKNGKISLIDFLAAPTFMGEIELLNSERYSKGIQTVTKSICLAIPIREVKEQVLADPVFLKILCLFLSKKTTTVTAKYTQNQAYPLENRLASFILLSSDQHYYKERHTEVCEYLGVSYRHLLYVLAQFNQAGYIEKHNRGYTLTNKNALEQLAAEIQY from the coding sequence TTGAAAAAGTTAGCCCAAAAAGAAGCTGTAGCATATATAAAGAAGTACCCAATTACACCATTTTTTTCTTTTGATATTACCCCTTACATTCATGTATTTGAATTTGAGAAGGGTGAACTGATTTTCCAAGAACAATCTTTTCCTGATTATTTATTTTACATGGTAGAAGGAAAAGCAAAACTATATATTACGCATAAAAACGGTAAAATTTCGTTAATTGATTTTTTAGCAGCCCCTACCTTCATGGGTGAAATCGAGTTATTAAATTCCGAACGTTATTCGAAAGGTATTCAAACGGTTACCAAATCCATTTGTTTGGCTATTCCCATTCGTGAAGTGAAGGAACAAGTGTTAGCAGATCCTGTATTTTTAAAAATCCTTTGCTTGTTTTTAAGTAAAAAGACCACGACTGTAACTGCAAAGTACACACAAAATCAGGCTTATCCGCTCGAAAATCGTTTAGCATCCTTTATATTGCTTTCATCGGATCAGCACTATTATAAAGAAAGGCATACCGAAGTATGTGAATACCTCGGTGTTTCCTATCGCCATTTGTTATATGTACTCGCACAATTTAATCAAGCTGGCTATATTGAAAAGCACAATCGAGGTTATACATTAACAAATAAAAACGCTTTAGAACAGTTAGCAGCTGAAATTCAATATTAG
- a CDS encoding NupC/NupG family nucleoside CNT transporter produces MDYIWGIVGILVVIGIAIAFSSNRKAIQWRIILSGLVVQLIFAFIVLKWSAGRELLMKLSDGVQKLISYANEGVTFVFGGLADADNVGFVFAMSVLTIIIFFSSLIAVLYYLGIMQLIIKIIGGFLSKVLGTTKAESVNAAANIFVGQTEAPLVIRPFLNKMTKSQLFAVMTGGLASVSGSVLIGYSLLGVPLEYLLAASFMAAPAGLIMAKLMIPETEVVDEADFKLERNSESTNVIDAAAQGASDGMKLAVNVGAMLLCFIALIALLNGILGGVLGLFGLDNVTLEGILGYVFSPIAFAIGVPWHEAVDAGSFIGQKLILNEFVAYSNFGPMIGEFSEKTGIIISFALCGFANLSSMGILIGGLGGMAPDKRSMIASLALKSVAAGTLASLLSAAIAGMFL; encoded by the coding sequence GTGGATTACATTTGGGGTATCGTTGGTATTCTTGTCGTAATCGGTATTGCGATTGCTTTTTCAAGCAATCGTAAAGCGATTCAGTGGAGAATTATTTTATCAGGTTTAGTTGTACAACTTATTTTTGCTTTTATCGTATTGAAATGGTCAGCAGGCCGTGAACTATTGATGAAGCTTTCAGATGGCGTACAAAAATTAATCAGTTATGCGAATGAAGGGGTTACTTTCGTATTCGGTGGCTTAGCAGATGCTGACAACGTAGGATTTGTATTTGCAATGAGCGTATTAACGATTATTATCTTCTTCTCATCTTTAATTGCAGTTCTTTATTACTTAGGAATTATGCAATTAATTATTAAAATTATTGGTGGTTTCTTATCAAAAGTATTAGGAACAACAAAAGCAGAATCAGTTAATGCTGCTGCCAATATTTTCGTAGGTCAAACAGAAGCACCGCTTGTCATTCGTCCATTCCTAAATAAAATGACGAAATCACAATTGTTCGCAGTAATGACTGGGGGACTTGCATCTGTATCAGGTTCTGTATTAATTGGTTATTCGTTACTTGGTGTTCCTTTAGAATACTTATTAGCAGCAAGTTTCATGGCTGCACCAGCTGGTTTAATTATGGCGAAATTAATGATTCCAGAAACGGAAGTTGTTGATGAAGCAGACTTCAAATTAGAGCGTAACTCAGAATCTACAAACGTCATTGATGCAGCCGCTCAAGGTGCATCTGATGGTATGAAATTAGCAGTAAACGTTGGGGCAATGTTATTATGTTTCATCGCGTTAATCGCTCTTTTAAATGGTATTTTAGGTGGCGTTTTGGGCTTATTCGGTCTTGATAACGTAACTTTAGAAGGTATTCTTGGTTATGTATTCTCACCAATAGCATTTGCAATTGGTGTTCCTTGGCATGAAGCAGTAGATGCAGGTTCATTTATCGGTCAAAAATTGATCTTAAATGAATTCGTAGCCTACTCTAACTTTGGTCCAATGATTGGAGAATTCTCTGAGAAAACAGGAATCATCATTTCATTCGCACTTTGCGGATTTGCTAACTTAAGCTCGATGGGTATTTTAATCGGTGGTTTAGGTGGTATGGCACCAGATAAACGTAGTATGATTGCGAGCCTTGCATTGAAATCAGTAGCTGCAGGTACATTAGCATCATTATTATCAGCTGCTATTGCAGGGATGTTCTTATAA